In Anaerolineales bacterium, the following proteins share a genomic window:
- a CDS encoding type I polyketide synthase, which translates to MSNPESNDLNQLKQALSALKKARVRLDSIEKSQKEPIAIIGMGCRFPGGANSPEAFWSLLEKGVDAISEVPADRWNVDVLYDSDPSVPGKMSSRWGGFIDPIDQFDPNFFGISPREAAQMDPQQRLVLEVAWEAIEDAGLTKTGLAGSQTGVYVGVHSHSTDYTMYQYADPNAIDIYTGTGTAHNVIGGRLSYLFDLRGPTITVDTACSSSLVAVHLACQSLRVGESRMSIVAGVNLILSPEFSIAASKMHMLAPDGRCKAFDSQANGFVRGEGCGVIILKRLSDALADGDRILALIRGSAINQDGHTNGLTAPNGLSQQDVIHRALENGGVAPTEIGYIEAHGTGTSLGDVIELESLSAIFSQDDHGNFPCFLGSAKANIGHLEGAAGIAGLIKTVLSFQKKSIPPLVHFKTLNPNVSLDGTRLSVSAGLQPWQGNRKHLAGVSSFGWSGTNAHVILEEAPGVPEKVASSENDRVFLLPISAQSRRSLDRLVESYREFLVTEKNGSLPDLGDICYTASLRRSPHEHRLVVVGRTHQELAEKLGGFMQDKTLPGASSNYVTAEAAPRVAFVFPGQGSQWIGMGQELMAREPVFRDALLKCEQAIRLYADWSLTEQLQNGSNARLDEIDVIQPTLFAIQVALAALWRSWGITPDAVVGHSMGEVAAAHIAGALDLQNAARIICTRSRLLRRVSGRGVMAVVGLSLDEAQQVVKNYSAQLSVAVNNSPRSTVLSGDPAAMDRLFEELGAKNIFYRPVKVDVASHSPQMDPLLPELLKELDGLQSKPADIPFYSTVEGRRSGDLSFDKSYWADNLRQPVLFSKTIEKLAQDGHTIFIEISPHAILLPAIEETLHHLKKNGSTLPSLLREEAEQSTILGSLGRLYTLGYPIDWTKHYPGGGRLASLPKYQWDHQRYWVESVANRATASKREGGQVLGIQENPLLGVRLPPLAHLPKSTVWQMQIDNAFRAYLKENKIDDVTTAMVFEGANAVFGPKTHLIRESHTYAPLALDASSDATLQLILTRGESMSASFELYQRQANTDTWSKLIDGEIEIGQVDADWMYKLEWQSKPLRVSATVAKSNSRWLIFGDRAGFGKEITAGMEALGCTCTLASYEPGNPEGITRAINQGLKAGQLDGILYLWGLDAPSNEELDADLLVQSQTVTAAGLLQLVQSLLSVEQVASPRAWVVTRGVQPVAQTDSVQVAQSLLWGLGRGIAIEHPDLWGGIIDLENNEKPRSEDVNRVLAEIFAADQERQVAYRSGERYAPRLVRWDTEKPKYNDLQIRSDASYLITGGLGRLGLEVARWLVEQGAKHLTLTSRTGLPPEEEWSRVPSETLMGKRIEAIRALKAMGATISVLRVDASQSLEMTRLFETLASNHHTLSGVFHIAGVEDYSPVQEITVERFNEILRPKVSGAWLLHGLSQSLSAPLDFFIMFSSAASIWGSKGLAHYAAANHFLDILAHHRRAHGLPALSINWGWWEEGGMGQGQLAELFSSVGLRKMLSNDGLAAMKYLLETDIVEAVVASVDWNEFKPVYAVRQAQPVLEWIEGTEPSKMLKDRVAAQKNTILQQLKNLSPSKQRDTLLDLVREEVANMLGLDQAETLDIQQGFFRLGMDSITSIRLRNNLQSKLDLQLPPTLAFEHPTVAALTDFLVHEIFSDPAAPMMESAKDASGGVVDQQSQAKLKDLSKDELFALLDDELSGIDKLTEGK; encoded by the coding sequence ATGAGCAATCCAGAATCGAATGATTTGAATCAATTGAAACAGGCGTTGAGTGCGTTGAAGAAAGCGCGCGTCCGCCTCGACTCGATCGAAAAATCTCAGAAGGAACCGATCGCGATCATTGGCATGGGATGCCGTTTTCCCGGCGGCGCCAATTCTCCCGAAGCATTCTGGAGCCTGTTGGAAAAAGGTGTGGACGCGATTTCCGAAGTCCCCGCCGATCGCTGGAACGTTGATGTCTTGTACGATTCGGATCCATCGGTTCCGGGGAAGATGAGTTCCCGGTGGGGCGGCTTTATCGACCCGATCGATCAATTCGACCCGAATTTCTTCGGGATCTCGCCGCGGGAAGCCGCACAGATGGATCCACAACAACGGCTTGTGCTGGAAGTAGCCTGGGAGGCAATTGAGGATGCCGGGCTGACGAAGACCGGTCTGGCTGGAAGTCAAACGGGCGTCTATGTGGGAGTTCACAGTCATAGCACAGATTACACCATGTATCAGTACGCCGACCCGAATGCGATCGATATCTACACGGGTACCGGCACTGCACATAATGTAATCGGTGGACGGTTATCGTATCTGTTCGATTTGCGCGGTCCCACCATCACTGTGGATACAGCCTGTTCCTCATCGCTGGTTGCAGTTCATCTGGCTTGCCAGAGTTTACGGGTTGGCGAAAGCCGGATGTCAATCGTTGCCGGAGTGAATTTAATCCTCTCTCCGGAGTTCTCCATTGCCGCTTCCAAGATGCACATGTTGGCGCCCGATGGTCGTTGCAAGGCATTTGATTCGCAAGCCAATGGATTTGTACGCGGTGAGGGCTGTGGCGTTATCATTCTGAAGCGTCTATCGGATGCGCTCGCCGATGGAGATCGCATTCTGGCTTTAATCCGTGGGTCTGCCATCAATCAAGATGGGCACACAAATGGTCTGACTGCGCCGAACGGCCTCTCACAGCAGGATGTGATTCACCGTGCTCTGGAGAATGGCGGCGTGGCGCCAACTGAGATCGGTTATATCGAGGCTCATGGAACCGGGACCTCCCTTGGGGATGTGATTGAGTTGGAGTCTCTGTCCGCAATTTTCAGCCAGGATGATCACGGCAACTTTCCTTGTTTTCTCGGTTCTGCCAAGGCAAATATCGGGCATCTTGAAGGCGCGGCTGGAATAGCGGGTTTAATCAAGACCGTCCTGTCTTTTCAGAAGAAATCCATTCCGCCGCTGGTGCACTTCAAGACGCTCAACCCAAATGTTTCGCTCGATGGCACGCGGCTGAGCGTATCTGCCGGATTACAACCCTGGCAAGGCAATCGAAAACATCTGGCGGGAGTCAGTTCCTTTGGTTGGTCGGGAACAAATGCTCACGTGATTCTCGAGGAAGCGCCAGGCGTGCCGGAGAAGGTCGCCTCGTCCGAAAATGATCGGGTATTTCTCCTGCCGATCTCAGCCCAAAGCAGGCGATCGTTGGATCGGCTTGTCGAGTCGTATCGAGAATTCCTTGTCACTGAAAAAAACGGGTCACTCCCGGACCTTGGCGATATTTGCTACACAGCCAGTTTGCGGCGCAGTCCGCATGAACATCGTCTTGTCGTTGTAGGTAGAACTCATCAGGAACTTGCCGAAAAGCTGGGCGGCTTTATGCAAGATAAGACACTGCCGGGCGCCTCAAGCAATTATGTGACTGCGGAAGCCGCGCCGCGCGTGGCATTTGTCTTTCCTGGGCAGGGATCACAATGGATTGGCATGGGGCAGGAATTAATGGCAAGAGAGCCTGTGTTCCGGGATGCCCTGCTGAAATGTGAGCAGGCGATCCGTCTCTACGCCGACTGGAGCCTGACCGAGCAATTACAGAATGGAAGCAATGCTCGTTTGGATGAAATCGACGTGATCCAACCGACGTTGTTTGCCATTCAGGTGGCTCTGGCTGCTTTATGGCGTTCCTGGGGAATTACGCCTGATGCTGTTGTGGGACACAGTATGGGCGAGGTGGCGGCCGCGCACATTGCTGGAGCGCTCGATCTGCAAAACGCAGCTCGTATCATTTGTACGCGAAGTCGGCTGTTGCGCCGTGTCAGCGGCAGGGGCGTGATGGCTGTTGTTGGACTCTCGCTCGATGAAGCACAGCAGGTCGTGAAAAACTACTCTGCTCAGTTATCTGTTGCGGTGAACAATAGTCCACGTTCCACTGTCCTTTCCGGTGACCCGGCGGCGATGGACAGGTTATTTGAAGAACTGGGAGCGAAAAATATCTTCTATCGACCAGTCAAGGTGGATGTGGCTTCTCACAGTCCGCAAATGGATCCGTTATTGCCTGAGCTTCTCAAGGAACTCGATGGTCTGCAATCGAAGCCTGCCGATATTCCTTTTTACTCCACGGTCGAAGGGCGACGTAGCGGCGATTTATCTTTTGACAAATCGTACTGGGCAGATAATCTCAGACAACCTGTGCTCTTTTCCAAGACGATCGAGAAGTTAGCGCAGGATGGGCACACGATATTCATTGAGATCAGCCCACACGCGATCCTATTGCCGGCGATCGAAGAGACGCTCCATCATCTGAAGAAGAATGGCTCTACACTCCCATCGTTGCTTCGTGAAGAAGCAGAACAGAGCACGATTCTTGGTTCGTTGGGCAGGCTCTATACACTTGGCTATCCCATAGACTGGACGAAACACTACCCCGGTGGGGGGAGGCTGGCATCACTGCCAAAATATCAATGGGATCACCAGCGATATTGGGTTGAGTCAGTTGCGAACCGTGCAACCGCTTCCAAACGGGAGGGTGGACAGGTTCTCGGCATTCAGGAAAATCCTTTGCTTGGCGTGCGTTTACCGCCTCTCGCGCATCTGCCGAAGAGTACGGTCTGGCAGATGCAGATCGATAATGCATTCCGTGCCTACCTGAAAGAGAACAAAATTGACGATGTGACGACAGCCATGGTGTTCGAGGGTGCCAATGCGGTCTTTGGACCGAAAACTCATCTGATCAGGGAATCGCACACGTATGCCCCCCTTGCCCTCGACGCAAGCAGCGACGCGACTCTACAGTTGATTTTGACCCGTGGTGAGTCCATGTCCGCCTCGTTTGAACTGTATCAACGGCAAGCCAATACAGACACGTGGAGCAAACTGATTGATGGGGAGATCGAAATCGGACAGGTGGACGCGGACTGGATGTATAAACTGGAATGGCAGTCAAAGCCTCTACGGGTGAGCGCTACAGTTGCCAAATCTAATAGTCGCTGGCTAATCTTCGGCGATCGGGCTGGGTTTGGGAAAGAAATTACCGCGGGCATGGAAGCGCTGGGTTGTACATGCACTCTGGCTTCTTATGAACCTGGAAACCCGGAAGGAATAACGCGTGCAATCAACCAAGGGTTGAAAGCAGGACAACTCGATGGCATCTTGTACCTTTGGGGATTGGATGCCCCATCCAATGAAGAACTGGATGCTGACCTGCTCGTGCAAAGCCAGACCGTCACTGCAGCCGGTCTTTTGCAGTTAGTTCAATCGTTGCTGTCTGTGGAGCAGGTTGCGTCTCCGCGCGCGTGGGTTGTGACGCGCGGTGTGCAGCCTGTAGCGCAGACAGATTCGGTCCAAGTGGCGCAATCGCTGTTGTGGGGGTTGGGGCGGGGTATCGCCATAGAACATCCCGATCTGTGGGGCGGCATAATCGACCTGGAGAATAATGAAAAACCCCGGTCAGAGGATGTCAATCGCGTCCTTGCGGAGATCTTTGCCGCTGATCAAGAACGGCAGGTCGCCTATCGAAGCGGCGAGCGTTATGCGCCTCGTCTTGTGCGTTGGGATACAGAAAAGCCTAAATACAACGATCTCCAAATCCGTTCCGATGCATCTTACTTGATCACCGGCGGTCTCGGTAGGCTTGGGCTAGAGGTTGCTCGCTGGCTGGTTGAACAGGGTGCAAAACATTTAACGCTGACTAGCAGAACAGGCTTGCCGCCAGAAGAGGAGTGGAGTCGTGTTCCATCTGAAACACTAATGGGAAAGCGTATTGAAGCGATCCGGGCATTGAAAGCAATGGGAGCAACGATCTCGGTCCTTAGAGTCGATGCTTCTCAGTCTTTGGAAATGACTAGGCTGTTCGAGACACTTGCATCAAACCACCACACCCTGTCTGGCGTCTTTCATATCGCGGGCGTGGAAGATTATTCACCGGTCCAAGAGATCACAGTAGAACGATTTAACGAGATTCTCCGCCCAAAGGTGTCAGGGGCATGGCTTCTTCATGGATTGAGTCAATCTCTATCAGCTCCTCTGGATTTCTTCATCATGTTTTCGTCTGCCGCATCTATTTGGGGATCAAAGGGACTCGCCCACTATGCGGCTGCTAATCACTTCCTGGATATTCTGGCTCACCATCGTCGTGCACACGGGTTGCCGGCGCTCAGTATCAACTGGGGATGGTGGGAGGAGGGCGGTATGGGTCAGGGACAACTTGCTGAACTCTTCTCTAGCGTCGGTCTTCGGAAAATGCTTAGCAATGACGGTCTAGCCGCGATGAAATATTTGTTGGAAACCGACATTGTTGAAGCGGTGGTTGCTTCTGTTGATTGGAACGAATTTAAGCCGGTTTATGCGGTACGACAAGCCCAGCCTGTTTTGGAATGGATCGAAGGAACAGAACCGTCAAAAATGCTGAAAGACAGAGTTGCTGCACAAAAAAATACGATCTTGCAACAACTCAAAAATCTCTCGCCGAGTAAACAACGCGACACACTGCTTGATCTTGTCCGCGAAGAGGTTGCCAACATGCTTGGGCTTGACCAGGCAGAAACATTGGATATCCAACAAGGCTTTTTCAGGCTTGGTATGGATTCGATTACATCGATTCGGTTGCGAAATAATCTTCAGAGTAAATTGGATCTTCAACTCCCGCCTACCCTGGCGTTCGAACACCCAACTGTGGCTGCCTTGACGGATTTTCTCGTCCACGAAATCTTTTCTGACCCTGCGGCGCCGATGATGGAATCTGCCAAGGATGCATCAGGCGGTGTTGTAGACCAACAGAGCCAGGCAAAGCTTAAAGACCTTTCCAAGGATGAGTTGTTTGCCCTGCTCGATGATGAACTTTCTGGGATCGACAAGTTAACGGAAGGGAAATAA